Proteins encoded by one window of Dyella humicola:
- the rpsJ gene encoding 30S ribosomal protein S10 yields MANQKIRIRLKAFDHRLIDRSASEIVETAKRTGATVLGPIPLPTKIERYTILVSPHVDKDARDQYETRTHKRVLDIVDPNDKTVDALMKLDLAAGVDVQIKLG; encoded by the coding sequence ATGGCGAACCAAAAGATTCGCATTCGGCTCAAGGCGTTCGATCATCGTCTGATCGACCGTTCGGCCAGCGAAATCGTCGAGACGGCTAAGCGCACTGGTGCTACGGTGCTCGGTCCGATTCCGCTCCCGACCAAGATCGAGCGTTACACCATTCTGGTGTCGCCGCACGTCGACAAAGATGCCCGCGACCAGTACGAGACCCGTACTCACAAGCGCGTTTTGGACATCGTCGACCCCAACGACAAGACCGTGGACGCGCTCATGAAGCTTGATCTCGCCGCTGGCGTA